In Maridesulfovibrio zosterae DSM 11974, a genomic segment contains:
- the pgm gene encoding phosphoglucomutase (alpha-D-glucose-1,6-bisphosphate-dependent): protein MSLSKLAGKPAPPEILENIPKLVSAYYTITPDPSISSHLVAFGTSGHRGSSLDGSFNEDHILAIAQSISEYRKSKGYTGPLYIGKDPHALSEPAQISALEVFAANGVTVLVNDKGYTPTPAISHAILAYNKGRKDGFADGVVITPSHNPPRDGGFKYNPPSGGPAGTAVTSAIQNRANEILKNGLKDVKRMTIKRAFAADTTKEYDFATPYINDLENIVDMEAIAASGLSIGVDPLGGAAIDFWEPIAEKYNLNLSVVNKKLDPMYAFMHVDKDGKIRMDCSSPYAMAGLIELKDKYDISFANDPDTDRHGIVTKSRGLMNPNHYLAVAIEYLFKNRPQWRDDLTVGKTLVSSSMIDRVAKSINRPLMEVPVGFKWFVDPLFAGTCGFGGEESAGASFLRKDGTVWTTDKDGIIMNLLAAEITAKTHKDPGEHYTALEKDFGSPVYKRIDTPATEEQKSAFSILTPEMVQAKTLAGEIIEERLTAAPGNGEAIGGLKVVTKNGWFAARPSGTESIYKIYAESFKGLAHLVAIQEEAAKIVNAAFEIALK from the coding sequence ATGTCACTCAGCAAATTAGCAGGAAAACCGGCTCCGCCAGAAATCCTTGAAAACATACCAAAACTGGTTTCAGCATATTATACAATAACACCAGACCCTTCTATAAGCTCGCATCTTGTTGCTTTCGGAACTTCTGGTCATAGAGGTTCTTCACTGGACGGCTCTTTTAATGAGGATCATATTCTGGCAATTGCCCAGTCCATAAGTGAATATAGAAAATCTAAAGGATATACCGGACCTCTTTATATAGGCAAAGATCCTCATGCACTTTCCGAACCGGCACAGATATCTGCATTGGAAGTATTTGCAGCCAATGGCGTAACAGTACTTGTAAACGATAAGGGCTACACCCCGACACCGGCAATTTCACACGCGATTCTTGCTTACAATAAAGGTCGTAAAGATGGATTTGCTGATGGAGTAGTTATTACTCCGTCCCACAACCCTCCCCGTGACGGTGGATTCAAATATAATCCTCCGAGCGGAGGTCCGGCAGGTACTGCTGTGACCAGTGCCATTCAGAACAGGGCCAACGAGATTCTCAAAAACGGGCTCAAAGATGTAAAGCGCATGACTATAAAGCGGGCTTTCGCAGCGGATACAACCAAAGAATATGACTTTGCCACTCCGTATATCAACGACCTTGAAAACATAGTCGATATGGAAGCCATTGCAGCATCAGGACTCAGTATCGGAGTTGATCCTCTGGGCGGGGCAGCAATTGATTTCTGGGAACCTATTGCCGAAAAATACAATCTTAATCTCAGTGTAGTAAATAAGAAGCTCGACCCAATGTACGCCTTCATGCATGTTGATAAGGATGGAAAAATCCGTATGGACTGCTCCTCTCCTTATGCTATGGCAGGACTTATCGAGCTGAAAGATAAATATGACATTTCATTTGCAAATGACCCGGATACAGACAGACATGGAATCGTCACCAAAAGCCGTGGACTGATGAATCCGAATCATTATCTTGCTGTTGCAATTGAATATCTTTTCAAAAACAGACCGCAGTGGAGAGACGACCTTACTGTTGGTAAAACTCTGGTTTCCAGCTCCATGATCGACCGTGTAGCAAAATCCATAAACCGCCCTCTCATGGAAGTTCCGGTCGGGTTTAAATGGTTTGTTGATCCTCTTTTTGCAGGGACCTGTGGATTCGGCGGTGAAGAAAGTGCCGGTGCATCTTTTCTTAGAAAAGACGGAACAGTATGGACTACTGACAAAGACGGTATAATAATGAATCTGCTTGCAGCTGAGATTACTGCCAAAACACATAAAGATCCCGGCGAACACTACACAGCTCTTGAAAAAGACTTTGGAAGTCCTGTTTACAAGCGCATTGATACCCCGGCAACTGAGGAGCAGAAAAGTGCTTTCAGCATTCTGACTCCTGAAATGGTTCAGGCAAAGACTCTTGCAGGTGAAATAATTGAAGAACGCCTTACTGCTGCTCCAGGTAACGGTGAAGCAATCGGCGGACTCAAAGTTGTCACTAAAAACGGCTGGTTTGCTGCACGTCCATCAGGCACAGAGTCAATTTATAAAATCTACGCAGAATCATTCAAAGGACTGGCACACCTTGTTGCCATTCAGGAAGAAGCTGCCAAAATAGTTAATGCTGCTTTTGAAATAGCTCTCAAATAA